The genomic DNA ATTGGCGGCTGGTACTATGCAGCACCCTACGGCATCTACCCGGTGCAGGACGGACACATCGCCATTTCGCTGGCCGGCCTGAAGGGACTGGGCGAGGCGATGGACAGTGCCGAGATCGCCGCCATACCGGACGCGGAAGCCTTCGAACGGCGGGAGGAGGTGGCCGCCCTGCTGGACCGTATCTTCCCGACGCGCCCCTATGCGGAATGGGCGGCGCTGCTGGAACCGAAGAAGATTTGGTTCTCCCGTGTGAACGACTATGCGGACGTCGCTGCCGACCCGCAGGTGAAGCACAATGGCAGCTTCGTCACCGTGGCAGGGGCGACCGGTAGCCCGGTCACGCTGGTCAACCATCCGGTACGCTATGATGGCGAGACGGCGGAGGTGCGCCTGCCGCCGCAGAAGCTGGGTGCGCAGAGCGCCGAAATCCTGGAAGAGCTCGGCTATTCGGCGGATGATATCCGCGCGATGGCCGCCGAGGGGGCAGCACTTCTGGGCGAGGGGTGATGGCAGGGCCTGATGAATGACGGCGCATCCGAATATCTGATTGCCGGCGGTCACCGGCTGCGCCTGCGCCGGCTGGGCGAGGCCACGCCGGACAAGCCGACCCTGGTGTTCCTGCATGAGGGGCTGGGCAGCATCACGCAATGGCGCGGCTTTCCGGCCGATCTGTGCGCCGCGACCGGACTGCCGGGGCTGGTCTATGATCGTTATGGCCATGGCGGTTCCGACCCGGTGGACCTGCCGCGCCCTGACGATTTCCTGGAAATCGAGGCGCAATGGGCGCTGCCGGCGCTGCTCAGCGCCTGCGGAATCGCGCGGCCGGTCCTGGTCGGCCACAGCGATGGCGGCACCATCGCACTGCATTTCGCGGCGTTCTTTCCCGGCCGTCCCGTCGCCTGCGTCACCCTGGCCGCCCATGTCATGCTGGAACCGGCGACCGAGGCCGGCCTCGCCGGGCTGAAGGCACGTTGGCAGGACGACCCGGAATTCGCCATGAAACTGGCCCGGCATCATGGCGACCGCACCGAACGGCTGGTGCGCGGCTGGCTGGATGTCTGGACCCGGCCTTCGATGCGCGGCTGGTCCATGCGGCACACGCTGCCAAGCATCCGCTGCCCGGTGCTGGCAATGCAGGGCGCTGAGGATTTACACGGCAGCCCGGCCCAGCTGGAGGCAATCCGGAACGGTGTCTCCGGACCGGTCGAGACGCAGCTGCTGCCCGGCTGCGGCCATGTTCCGCATCTGGAGGCGCCGGAGGCCACGCTGTCTGCAATTTGCGATTTCTTGCCACGCAGGATCTGAAGATCGCGGCATTAGGATCGGTTGCCGGTCAGGCTTCCGTGCCCGAAATCGGGATCTGCAGAACGAAGCAGGCGCCCGTCTTGCCATTTTCATCGAGGAACAGTTTGCCGTCGAACTGCCCTGCAATCTGGCGTGAAATGGCCAGTCCCAGCCCAGCCCCCTGATGGCCCGCGATAGGGCCGCGTTCGAATTTCAAGAAGATGCGTTCCTGATCCTGAGCGGGAATGCCGCTTCCATTGTCCTCGACCCGCACCTCATACACCCCGCCATTTATACTGCTGGAAACGCGCACCTCAGGGCTCGGCGCGTCGTTGTATTTGATGGCGTTGGAGAGCAGGTTGATGAATATCTGCGCCAGTTTGTCGGGTTCGCCCGACAAGGTTACGGAACCCGCATGCCGAAGCCGCACCAGATTGGTGCCGGCGGTGTGGGCAAGGGCCTCGCAGCTTTCCATGGCGGAGGTCAGGATCTCCTCCGGATCGAACTCGGTCGGCGGGGGCCGGGTGAAGACGGCCCGTAACTGATCGAGTTCGAGAATGCTGTCGAGCAGCCTGGTAAGCCGGATGCTCTCATTCTGAATGATGTTGAGGAAGCGCAGCTTGCGTTCCTCCTGCATGGCCGGTTCCGCGAGCAGGATATCGCTGAACGACCGGATCGAGGTCATCGGGGTGCGCACTTCATGGCTGATCTGGCTGAGGAATTCGTCCTTCTGCGCATCCACCTCGCGCAGGCGCTGGTTGGCGGCGGCAAGGGCCGCCGCTGTGGCCTCGATCTGGCGCGACTTGCGCTCAAGTTCCTCGGAATAGGCGCGGATCTGCTCGGCCTCGCCGGCGAGGCGTTTCAACTCCTGCACGCTGATAGTCTCGTCGCTGACCACCCGTGAGATCAGCGAGCGGGCCGATGCTGCGCCAACATTCGCCGCCAGTCGTTGCTCGACACGGGAGATCGTCTCATCGCCGGCAAGGACCGAACGGTGGACGTCGCGATCCGCGAACATTGCGATTGCCTCGGTGGGGCCGAGGATCCGCTCGGCGATCTGGCGCAGGTCGGCGACCCGTGCTGTGCGGCGGATGATGCGCTGCTCGGTCTCGGTCTGGCGGCGGAAGACATCGACGAAGAGCATCGACTGGAAGCGTGCGAGCGGTGTCGGCTCGCTCATCAGCGATACCAGCACGAACATCGAGACATTCGCGGCCATGCTCCAGAAGACCGCATGGACGAGCGGATCGTAGCCGATGAGCCCGAACAGGGCGTGCGGCCGCAGCCACAGGATTCCAAAGGGGCCGTCGGTGATGGTCGAAGCCGACATCAGGGCGGTTCCGCCGAAGCTCGGGAGCACAAGCGTGTACCCCCACAGGACGAGCCCGCACACCAGCCCCACCAGTGCGCCGGCTGCCGTTGCCCGGCTCCAATAGAGCCCGCCGACGAGGCTGGGGAGGAACTGCGCCACGCCACAGAACGAGATAAGACCGATGGCCGCCAGCGCGTCGGAATTGCTCACCCGTAAGTAGATCAGGCCGAGCAACACGACGAAGATGACGGCACCTCTCCGCGCGGTCAGGATGAAATGGCGCATCGCCTCGGCGCCGGCTTGGGGCAGCAGCGAAAGGCGCAGCGCCAGCGGCATGACGATGTGGTTCGAGATCATGGTCGATAGCGCGATCGAGGAAACGATGACCATCGAGGTCGCGGAGGAGAAGCCACCCAGAAAGGCAAGCAAAGTCAGCGTATTGTAATTTTCCTGCATGGGCAGGGTCAGCACGAAGAGATCGGGGTTGGAGCCGGCGGGAAGCCGTTCCATTCCGGCGATGGCGATCGGAATCACGAAAAGGCACAGCAGCAGCAAATAGAGCGGAAACAACCAGGACGCGGTCTGGATCTGGCGGTTGTTGGAATTCTCCACCACCGTCACCTGGAATTGGCGCGGAAGGCAGATGACGGCCGCCGCCGCGAGAAACAGCAGTGTCAGCCAGCGTGGACCGAAGGTTTCAGCCGGATCAATGATGCTTGCCGGCGCGCCGGCGAAGACCAGGGCCGGGTCCCAGTCAGACAGGCCGACCACCCATAGGCCCACGGCCAGGAGCGCGACCAGCTTCACGACCGCTTCCACGGCGATGGCGGCGACGACGCCGTGATGCCGTTCGTTCACATCGATGTTGCGCACGCCGAACATGATCGAGAAGACGCACATGCCAGCCGCAATCCAGAAGGCAAGCGCATAGTCGGGCTCGATCGTCGAACTTGCCGCGGTTATCGCCCCGCGCGGATATGTCAGCACCTGGAAGCTGTCGGTCAGGGCCTTGAGCTGCAGCGAAATGTAGGGTGCTGTTGCGATGACCGCGATCAGCGTCACCACCGCGCCAAGCATCGGGTTCTTGCCGAAGCGCGCGGAAATGAAGTCGGCAATCGACGTCGTATTATGGACGCGGCCGACCGTGACCAGCTTGCGCAGGAATATCCACCATCCGACAAAAACGATGGTCGGACCGAGGTAGATGGTGATGAATTCCAGCCCGTTCCGTGCAGCAGAGCCGACGGCGCCAAAGAACGTCCAGGACGAGCAGTAGATGGAAATCGACAGGGTATAGACCAGCGGCGACGAAAGCCAGCCGCCGGAGTCGCGCCGGGCGCGCCGGTCGCCGGCGAAAGCCACCGCAAACAGAATGGTAACATAGGCGAGGCAGATCGCGATGACGAGATCGGGGTGCAGCATTCACGCCCCGTCCGGCTTGTTCTTGCCGTCCCCGTCGGCGTCCTCGACCCGCAGGGCCACCAGCAATGCGACCAGGATCAGGCAGGCCCACACGCCGTAAACATAGAGGACGATCAGCGGGATGCCGGCAATCAGGACGGGAGCGGAGAAGATGAGGATTACCGGCGGCAGGAGCAGAAAAATGGCTGCCACCGGCAGTATCGCAGCGGCGTCCCGCACATTCCGGGTCCTGCTTTCCCAGTGCTCCATGCGCCTCAGCCTGTGCCGGTGACCTGTCGAAGGCATGCGATGATATCGGCGTTCGAGAACGGCTTGGTGATGAATTCGGTCGCCCCGGCCTCGCTGGCGGTCTGGCGGTCTCGGCTCTGCCCTTTTGCCGTCAGGACAATGACCGGCAGGCCGGACAGGTTCCGGTCGGCGCGCACCTGCCGCAGCACGTCGAAGCCGCTCATCCCCGGCATCATGACATCAAGGATGATGGCCGAGAACTTCGTGCCGCGCAGCCGTTCCAGCGCCTCCAGTCCATTGGCGGCGATGGCGACATCGAAATCCGCTCGTCTGAGAATATAGCTCAACGATTCTATAATGTTCGGCTCATCCTCGACGATGAGTATTCTGGTTCTCCCCAATGTTTTTTCCTTCCCTGCGGCCCGCTCCCACAGCCTTATTGACGGCTATATTGATTCACTTGGGGCCACTAGCACCATAATCGAGCTTGGGCCGCAGCCAAACAAGCCTTTTGGTCCGGCTGGATTTCCTGGCCGGATACGGCCTTCTTGCCGGGGCGGCCTCAGACGACCAGCGGCGGCTCCTGCCGCTGTCTGCACGCCTCGCGGACGCAC from Oceanibaculum nanhaiense includes the following:
- a CDS encoding alpha/beta fold hydrolase yields the protein MNDGASEYLIAGGHRLRLRRLGEATPDKPTLVFLHEGLGSITQWRGFPADLCAATGLPGLVYDRYGHGGSDPVDLPRPDDFLEIEAQWALPALLSACGIARPVLVGHSDGGTIALHFAAFFPGRPVACVTLAAHVMLEPATEAGLAGLKARWQDDPEFAMKLARHHGDRTERLVRGWLDVWTRPSMRGWSMRHTLPSIRCPVLAMQGAEDLHGSPAQLEAIRNGVSGPVETQLLPGCGHVPHLEAPEATLSAICDFLPRRI
- a CDS encoding sodium:solute symporter family transporter, whose product is MLHPDLVIAICLAYVTILFAVAFAGDRRARRDSGGWLSSPLVYTLSISIYCSSWTFFGAVGSAARNGLEFITIYLGPTIVFVGWWIFLRKLVTVGRVHNTTSIADFISARFGKNPMLGAVVTLIAVIATAPYISLQLKALTDSFQVLTYPRGAITAASSTIEPDYALAFWIAAGMCVFSIMFGVRNIDVNERHHGVVAAIAVEAVVKLVALLAVGLWVVGLSDWDPALVFAGAPASIIDPAETFGPRWLTLLFLAAAAVICLPRQFQVTVVENSNNRQIQTASWLFPLYLLLLCLFVIPIAIAGMERLPAGSNPDLFVLTLPMQENYNTLTLLAFLGGFSSATSMVIVSSIALSTMISNHIVMPLALRLSLLPQAGAEAMRHFILTARRGAVIFVVLLGLIYLRVSNSDALAAIGLISFCGVAQFLPSLVGGLYWSRATAAGALVGLVCGLVLWGYTLVLPSFGGTALMSASTITDGPFGILWLRPHALFGLIGYDPLVHAVFWSMAANVSMFVLVSLMSEPTPLARFQSMLFVDVFRRQTETEQRIIRRTARVADLRQIAERILGPTEAIAMFADRDVHRSVLAGDETISRVEQRLAANVGAASARSLISRVVSDETISVQELKRLAGEAEQIRAYSEELERKSRQIEATAAALAAANQRLREVDAQKDEFLSQISHEVRTPMTSIRSFSDILLAEPAMQEERKLRFLNIIQNESIRLTRLLDSILELDQLRAVFTRPPPTEFDPEEILTSAMESCEALAHTAGTNLVRLRHAGSVTLSGEPDKLAQIFINLLSNAIKYNDAPSPEVRVSSSINGGVYEVRVEDNGSGIPAQDQERIFLKFERGPIAGHQGAGLGLAISRQIAGQFDGKLFLDENGKTGACFVLQIPISGTEA
- a CDS encoding response regulator produces the protein MGRTRILIVEDEPNIIESLSYILRRADFDVAIAANGLEALERLRGTKFSAIILDVMMPGMSGFDVLRQVRADRNLSGLPVIVLTAKGQSRDRQTASEAGATEFITKPFSNADIIACLRQVTGTG